The following proteins come from a genomic window of Sulfolobales archaeon:
- a CDS encoding MarR family transcriptional regulator, with product MDGLREYGEMNPLDKKAFEIIMSHSQKGGIVQSELWKMLGVDSKEGSKIVLRLLRRGLIARKEINHNGRKTYVLMVAHHSEEREIDISIDDVIHIPCFTCEYLYLECGDTSKLNPSNCVKMDNFIKSLRK from the coding sequence TTGGATGGTTTAAGAGAATATGGAGAGATGAACCCGCTTGATAAAAAAGCTTTCGAGATCATCATGAGCCATAGCCAAAAAGGGGGTATTGTGCAGTCAGAGCTTTGGAAGATGCTGGGTGTGGATAGTAAAGAGGGATCTAAGATAGTATTGAGACTCCTTAGAAGGGGTCTTATAGCTAGAAAAGAGATCAACCATAATGGGAGAAAAACATATGTCTTGATGGTAGCGCATCATAGTGAGGAGAGAGAGATAGATATAAGCATAGATGATGTAATACATATACCATGTTTCACATGTGAATATCTATACCTAGAATGTGGAGATACTTCAAAGCTCAACCCCTCAAACTGTGTTAAAATGGATAACTTTATCAAGAGCCTGAGGAAGTAA